In Daphnia pulex isolate KAP4 chromosome 7, ASM2113471v1, one genomic interval encodes:
- the LOC124198367 gene encoding palmitoyltransferase ZDHHC20-B-like isoform X1 translates to MAGVNRFINSCVACGNALKWIPVVFIVTVIVWSYYAYVVQLCFNFATTIVQQVFYLVIYHVLLVMLSWSYWQTIFTPVGTVPKQFRLSAADLERFEQAEGLEAHQQILEQIARNLPALTRTPIGPRYCEKCVHIKPDRCHHCSVCGVCVTKMDHHCPWVNNCVGFKNYKFFILFLGYAFIYCIFVAFTSLPYFIQFWKVPNEIPGTGRFHVLFLFFVSIMFSISLVSLWGYHIYLVLHNRSTLEAFRAPIFRSGPDKDGFNLGKYNNFVEVFGDRKSHWLLPVFTSLGDGIIYKSCHLATPVVASTPTTIYSSMETTSPLATANTLSSHNPDPQHTTETALNMGDGVTFPQRHMDEDEDSLLGARSQRWMEEGGVENTRLETNPYHVVNLDPLVQTV, encoded by the exons ATGGCTGGAGTAAATAGGTTCATCAATAGTTGCGTGGCATGTGGTAATGCCTTAAAATGGATTCCGGTTGTTTTTATCGTCACTGTCATAGTATGGAGTTATTACGCGTATGTCGTACAACTTTGCTTCA ATTTTGCTACAACAATTGTTCAACAAG tATTTTACCTTGTGATATACCATGTATTATTGGTGATGCTCAGTTGGTCATATTGGCAAACCATATTTACCCCAGTGGGGACTGTTCCAAAACAG TTTAGATTGTCAGCTGCAGATTTAGAAAGGTTTGAGCAAGCAGAAGGCTTGGAAGCACACCAACAAATCCTTGAACAAATTGCAAGAAATTTACCTGCACTCACCAGAACACCAATTGGGC caaGGTACTGTGAGAAATGTGTCCATATCAAACCTGATCGGTGCCATCATTGCAGTGTCTGTGGTGTATGTGTTACAAAAATGGATCACCATTGCCCATGGGTTAACAACTGTGTCggattcaaaaattacaaattcttCATCCTTTTCCTGGGCTATGCGTTCATCTATTGTATTTTCGTTGCATTTACGTCACTGCCCTACTTTATCCAATTCTGGAAAGTACCG AATGAAATTCCGGGCACCGGTAGATTCcacgttctttttctctttttcgtatCGATAatgttttccatttctctcGTTTCCCTATGGGGTTACCATATTTATCTTGTGCTGCACAATCGATCGACACTTG AGGCTTTCCGTGCACCAATCTTCCGCAGTGGCCCTGACAAGGACGGTTTTAACCTTGgaaaatataacaattttGTAGAAGTGTTTGGCGACCGGAAATCCCATTGGCTACTTCCAGTCTTTACAAG ttTGGGCGACGGCATTATTTATAAAAGTTGTCACCTGGCCACTCCTGTAGTAGCTTCCACGCCCACCACAATCTACAGTTCTATGGAAACTACCTCTCCTCTTGCTACCGCTAACACCTTGTCTTCTCACAATCCTGATCCTCAGCACACGACGGAGACGGCTTTGAA TATGGGCGATGGAGTTACCTTTCCACAACGACACAtggacgaagatgaagattcACTACTGGGTGCTAGAAGCCAGCGCTGGATGGAAGAGGGTGGCGTTGAAAACACACGCCTCGAGACTAATCCCTAtc atgtAGTGAACTTGGATCCTTTAGTCCAGACGGTTTGA
- the LOC124198367 gene encoding palmitoyltransferase ZDHHC15B-like isoform X2, translated as MAGVNRFINSCVACGNALKWIPVVFIVTVIVWSYYAYVVQLCFNFATTIVQQVFYLVIYHVLLVMLSWSYWQTIFTPVGTVPKQFRLSAADLERFEQAEGLEAHQQILEQIARNLPALTRTPIGPRYCEKCVHIKPDRCHHCSVCGVCVTKMDHHCPWVNNCVGFKNYKFFILFLGYAFIYCIFVAFTSLPYFIQFWKVPNEIPGTGRFHVLFLFFVSIMFSISLVSLWGYHIYLVLHNRSTLEAFRAPIFRSGPDKDGFNLGKYNNFVEVFGDRKSHWLLPVFTSMGDGVTFPQRHMDEDEDSLLGARSQRWMEEGGVENTRLETNPYHVVNLDPLVQTV; from the exons ATGGCTGGAGTAAATAGGTTCATCAATAGTTGCGTGGCATGTGGTAATGCCTTAAAATGGATTCCGGTTGTTTTTATCGTCACTGTCATAGTATGGAGTTATTACGCGTATGTCGTACAACTTTGCTTCA ATTTTGCTACAACAATTGTTCAACAAG tATTTTACCTTGTGATATACCATGTATTATTGGTGATGCTCAGTTGGTCATATTGGCAAACCATATTTACCCCAGTGGGGACTGTTCCAAAACAG TTTAGATTGTCAGCTGCAGATTTAGAAAGGTTTGAGCAAGCAGAAGGCTTGGAAGCACACCAACAAATCCTTGAACAAATTGCAAGAAATTTACCTGCACTCACCAGAACACCAATTGGGC caaGGTACTGTGAGAAATGTGTCCATATCAAACCTGATCGGTGCCATCATTGCAGTGTCTGTGGTGTATGTGTTACAAAAATGGATCACCATTGCCCATGGGTTAACAACTGTGTCggattcaaaaattacaaattcttCATCCTTTTCCTGGGCTATGCGTTCATCTATTGTATTTTCGTTGCATTTACGTCACTGCCCTACTTTATCCAATTCTGGAAAGTACCG AATGAAATTCCGGGCACCGGTAGATTCcacgttctttttctctttttcgtatCGATAatgttttccatttctctcGTTTCCCTATGGGGTTACCATATTTATCTTGTGCTGCACAATCGATCGACACTTG AGGCTTTCCGTGCACCAATCTTCCGCAGTGGCCCTGACAAGGACGGTTTTAACCTTGgaaaatataacaattttGTAGAAGTGTTTGGCGACCGGAAATCCCATTGGCTACTTCCAGTCTTTACAAG TATGGGCGATGGAGTTACCTTTCCACAACGACACAtggacgaagatgaagattcACTACTGGGTGCTAGAAGCCAGCGCTGGATGGAAGAGGGTGGCGTTGAAAACACACGCCTCGAGACTAATCCCTAtc atgtAGTGAACTTGGATCCTTTAGTCCAGACGGTTTGA
- the LOC124198362 gene encoding ATP-dependent DNA helicase Q5-like → MGSETLETVLKTLEDKFGHTDFKSTLQKDAVLAVVQGSGDVFVSMPTGSGKSLCYQLPAVIKERCVAIVVSPLLALITDQIEHLLKRKIVAETINSKMLVEDKRRVCNDLKTKCPNTQLLYITPEQAATSTFQEILAHLHKHKQISYFVVDEAHCVSQWGHDFRPDYLKLGKLREKYMDIPCIALTATATAQVEKDIYEQLSLKSPVARFKTSCFRSNLFYDIAFQNTSADPETDLSLYASEWLGDDWDTQPLKTRPCGIIYCRTRESTGTLAEILSKKGIPTKAYHAGLKDRERAEVQDEWMTGKIPVITATISFGMGVDKASVRFVAHWCMPQSVAGYYQESGRAGRDGQPSGCRIFYSRKERNAVEFLLKQDVSKKTKKGAKYEKQAKQMMKSYEAMVRYCEIPQCRHAIFSSYFGDSPPDCQKKCDFCLDPKATEDKTQAYFSSDVGKVPSLNLFDDDSDLYGGGRRGQEKEADYYRKSKEEGGPKKDKNSLLSKQFSLRRGSGGSDETPTITPEELEAIRKSRLTAAESTSVKIAGLKITSRESYFKLLQEALWKNYTQARKVEPDLPNLSEEDILLRARDIEYGVFSATTVITIYRRKMALLTSEIKKSTDKFNLYEHVIDTGNSAFSGISSDLETENPKSGFVKASDMVFAIPATTEEKPAKEDEDPPIQAPASPVGSSLFGKKRVSRLVVSENGMVASSSLLSTPPKPASADSDLIARAKEVEARLSTQLSFMSKSSGADLTAKSTNSASDSDRSSKARNGSSKESSKASSKPTSYRSSKRSLEHQPSLDRFLISKKQRLEPQEDNCQSDTKPAVAETEKPTSDSTSETLKKEKHQAEKPIKLESTPSKTEKSKSSSRSGRSDEKVKPSPKEGQKMNSSLKTPVKKADKSKSSSSSSSGEKTKSASLDKSKSSPDKSKQDIANLVIRCLMPYYSEKKISSRDLFKALARHLSHVVRSLTPPLTGEVDVKEFIETFFQQRGGKINSEEDFK, encoded by the exons ATGGGGAGCGAAACGCTGGAAACCGTCCTTAAAACTCTTGAGGATAAATTTGGTCACACTGACTTTAAGAGTACCCTCCAAAAAGATGCTGTGTTAGCTGTAGTTCAAG GATCCGGTGATGTTTTTGTATCTATGCCAACTGGTTCAGGAAAATCTCTTTGCTACCAGCTACCTGCTGTGATAAAAGAGAGATGTGTTGCTATTGTAGTGTCACCCTTATTAGCTTTGATCACG GATCAAATAGAAcatttattgaaaagaaaaattgtagCTGAGACTATAAACTCCAAAATGCTAGTGGAAGACAAAAGAAGAGTTTGTAATGACCTAAAGACAAAGTGCCCAAATACTCAGTTGTTATATATTACACCTGAGCAGGCAGCAACAAGTACATTTCAG GAGATTTTGGCCCATTTACATAAGCATAAACAGATTTCATATTTTGTGGTTGATGAAGCACATTGTGTTAGTCAATGGGGCCATGATTTTAGACCTGACTATCTAAAATTAGGAAAACTTCGAGAAAAGTACATGGATATTCCTTGCATCGCGCTAACGGCTACTGCTACAGCGCAG GTTGAGAAAGACATTTACGAGCAGCTCTCTCTCAAATCCCCTGTAGCTCGTTTCAAGACCTCTTGTTTTCGGTCTAATTTGTTTTACGATATCGCTTTTCAAAATACGTCCGCCGACCCGGAAACGGATCTATCTCTTTACGCATCTGAATGGCTAGGGGACGATTGGGATACACAACCTTTG AAAACTCGACCTTGCGGTATCATTTACTGTCGAACACGTGAATCCACAGGAACCCTGGCTGAGATTCTTAGTAAAAAGGGCATTCCTACTAAAGCTTATCACGCCGGCCTAAAAGACAGGGAGCGTGCAGAAGTTCAAGATGAATGGATGACGGGAAAGATTCCCGTGATTACAGCTACAATAAGCTTCGGTATGGGAGTTGATAAAGCGTCAGTAAG ATTTGTAGCGCATTGGTGTATGCCACAAAGTGTTGCTGGGTATTACCAAGAGTCTGGGCGAGCAGGTCGTGATGGACAACCTTCTGGTTGTCGAATCTTTTATTCCCGAAAAGAACGCAATGCAGTAGAATTCCTTTTAAAACAGGATGTGAgcaaaaagaccaaaaaagGAGCGAAATATGAGAAACAAGCAAAGCAAATGATGAAGAGCTACGAAGCCATGGTTCGTTATTGTGAAATACCCCA GTGTCGTCACGCGATCTTCTCATCATACTTCGGTGATAGTCCACCCGACTGTCAGAAAAAATGTGACTTTTGTTTAGATCCGAAAGCTACTGAAGATAAAACACAAGCCTACTTTTCCTCCGATGTTGGGAAAGTGCCCTCGCTTAACTTGTTTGATGACGACAGTGATTTGTACGGTGGTGGACGTCGTGGACAAGAAAA GGAAGCGGATTACTATCgtaaaagtaaagaagaaggCGGTCCAAAGAAAGATAAGAATTCTTTACTCTCGAAACAGTTTTCACTTCGACGGGGAAGCGGCGGTAGTGATGAAACGCCCACAATAACGCCAGAAGAACTTGAAGCTATTCGGAAATCACGGTTAACAGCAGCTGAATCTACCTCAGTCAAAATAGCGGGTTTGAAGATTACT AGTCGTGAGAGCTATTTCAAGCTGCTTCAAGAGGCATTATGGAAAAACTACACTCAAGCCCGTAAAGTTGAACCTGATCTACCAAATCTGAGCGAGGAAGACATTTTGCTTCGTGCACGGGATATCGAATACGGAGTCTTCTCCGCCACCACCGTCATAACGATTTACCGACGTAAAATGGCACTTCTGACCAGCGAAATTAAAAAGAGCACGGACAAGTTCAACCTTTATGAGCATGTGATTGACACGGGCAATTCAGCATTTTCTGGAATCTCCTCCGACCTCGAAACAGAAAATCCCAAATCTGGTTTTGTCAAAGCCTCTGATATGGTATTTGCAATCCCAGCTActacagaagaaaaaccagCGAAGGAAGATGAAGACCCCCCTATTCAAGCTCCTGCTTCCCCTGTGGGATCTAGTTTATTTGGGAAGAAGAGGGTTTCTAGACTTGTAGTCAGCGAAAATGGCATGGTTGCGTCATCATCACTGTTGTCTACTCCTCCCAAACCTGCTAGCGCCGATTCAGATCTGATTGCTAGAGCCAAAGAAGTGGAAGCACGGTTGTCTACTCAACTAAGTTTTATGAGCAAGTCTTCAGGTGCGGATTTAACTGCCAAATCAACCAATTCAGCGAGTGATTCTGATCGTTCGAGTAAAGCAAGGAATGGATCTAGTAAAGAATCGTCGAAGGCGTCTTCAAAACCAACTTCTTACAGGTCTTCCAAGCGATCGCTTGAACATCAGCCTAGTTTGGATCGCTTTTTAATCTCTAAAAAGCAACGACTGGAACCGCAAGAGGACAATTGTCAGTCGGACACGAAACCAGCAGTTGCAGAAACCGAAAAACCGACAAGTGACTCGACCAGTGAAACCTTGAAGAAGGAGAAACATCAAGCTGAAAAACCCATCAAACTCGAGTCTACACCGTCTAAAACGGAAAAGTCTAAAAGCAGTAGTAGAAGTGGTCGGTCCGATGAAAAAGTGAAGCCATCTCCAAAGGAAGGACAAAAGATGAATTCTTCGCTCAAAACTCCAGTTAAAAAAGCAGATAAGTCAaaaagtagcagcagcagcagttctgGGGAAAAGACGAAGAGTGCATCGCTAGACAAGTCAAAATCATCTCCAGACAAGAGCAAGCAAGACATAGCCAACTTGGTAATTCGGTGCCTTATGCCCTATTAtagcgaaaagaaaatcagctCACGCGATTTATTCAAAGCATTGGCTCGACACTTATCGCATGTTGTACGCAGTTTGACACCTCCTTTGACAG GGGAAGTGGACGTGAAAGAATTTATTGAAACGTTCTTCCAACAGAGGGGCGGGAAGATCAATTCAGAAGAGGATTTTAAGTAA